From Synchiropus splendidus isolate RoL2022-P1 chromosome 10, RoL_Sspl_1.0, whole genome shotgun sequence, the proteins below share one genomic window:
- the inhbb gene encoding inhibin beta B chain — protein sequence MSVYALLLCCLLAAAAAGAQSSAPESCASCGLRAPDQSERVNVDFLEAVKRHILNRLQMRERPNITHPIPKAAMVTALRRLHAGKVRADGRVEIPSLDGQAAFSNEVQAETSEIISFAESDERTNSKSGLFFLISNEGNQNLFVSQANLWLYLRVLPAGPEKGVRRKVTVKIHYQETGKAADGARRWALVEKRVELKRSGWHTFPLSEAVRAVFVEGGRRQDLEVHCEGCPPAGVAPVLVDPADPSHRPFLVVRARQLDGKHRIRKRGLECDGNSGGLCCRQHFYIDFRLIGWNDWIIAPAGYFGNYCEGSCPAYMPGVPGSASSFHTLVVNQYRLRGISPGAVNSCCIPTKLSTMSMLYFDDEYNIVKRDVPNMIVEECGCA from the exons ATGAGCGTGTACGCGCTGCTCCTGTGCTGCCtgctggcggcggcggcggccggaGCGCAGAGCTCTGCCCCGGAGTCGTGCGCCTCCTGCGGCTTGAGGGCGCCGGACCAGTCGGAGCGCGTCAACGTGGACTTCCTGGAGGCGGTGAAGCGGCACATCCTGAACCGGCTGCAGATGCGGGAGCGGCCCAACATCACGCACCCCATCCCCAAGGCGGCGATGGTGACGGCGCTGCGGCGGCTGCACGCCGGGAAGGTTCGCGCGGACGGGCGGGTGGAGATCCCCAGCCTGGACGGGCAGGCGGCCTTCAGCAACGAGGTGCAGGCGGAGACCTCGGAGATCATCAGCTTCGCCGAGTCAG ACGAACGCACCAACTCCAAGTCGGGCCTCTTCTTCCTGATCTCCAACGAGGGGAACCAGAACCTCTTTGTGTCGCAGGCCAACCTGTGGCTGTACCTGCGGGTGCTGCCGGCCGGTCCAGAGAAGGGCGTCCGGCGGAAGGTGACGGTGAAGATCCACTACCAGGAGACGGGCAAGGCGGCGGACGGCGCCCGGCGCTGGGCCCTGGTGGAGAAGCGGGTGGAGCTGAAGCGCAGCGGCTGGCACACCTTCCCGCTGTCGGAGGCGGTGCGCGCCGTCTTCGTCGAGGGCGGCCGGCGCCAGGACCTGGAGGTGCACTGCGAGGGCTGCCCGCCGGCCGGGGTGGCGCCGGTGCTGGTGGACCCCGCCGACCCGTCTCACCGGCCCTTCCTGGTGGTGCGCGCCCGGCAGCTGGACGGGAAGCACCGCATCCGCAAGCGCGGCCTGGAGTGCGACGGCAACAGCGGCGGCCTCTGCTGCCGCCAGCACTTCTACATTGACTTCCGCCTGATCGGATGGAACGACTGGATCATCGCGCCGGCCGGCTACTTCGGCAACTACTGCGAGGGCAGCTGCCCGGCGTACATGCCCGGCGTCCCCGGCTCGGCCTCCTCCTTCCACACCCTGGTGGTGAACCAGTACCGGCTGCGGGGCATCAGCCCCGGCGCCGTCAACTCCTGCTGCATCCCCACCAAGCTCAGCACCATGTCCATGCTCTACTTCGACGACGAGTACAACATCGTGAAGCGGGACGTGCCCAACATGATCGTGGAGGAGTGCGGCTGCGCCTGA
- the LOC128765692 gene encoding RING-box protein 1-like: MAEAMEAWPSTSLQAPRRKRFEVRRWHAVSLWTWDIAVDNCAICRNHIMDLCIECQALQAGGAGEECSVAWGVCNHAFHFHCISRWLRTRQVCPLDNSHWDQYGR, encoded by the coding sequence ATGGCAGAGGCGATGGAGGCGTGGCCGAGCACCTCGCTCCAGGCGCCGCGCAGGAAACGCTTCGAGGTCAGGAGGTGGCACGCCGTGTCCCTGTGGACCTGGGACATCGCCGTGGACAACTGCGCCATCTGCCGCAACCACATCATGGACCTGTGCatcgagtgccaggcgctgcagGCGGGGGGCGCCGGCGAGGAGTGCAGCGTGGCCTGGGGCGTGTGCAACCACGCCTTCCACTTCCACTGCATCTCCAGGTGGCTGCGGACGCGGCAGGTGTGCCCGTTGGACAACAGCCACTGGGACCAGTACGGACGCTAG
- the si:dkey-3d4.3 gene encoding kelch domain-containing protein 3, translating into MPVMSHGAPSLWTQLPQSGRTPSDRYKHACCGYDGSVYMLGGRGSGCLRDFWKYSVVRNEWAELSCEGDGAPEEVEGHSMVAHQGFLYVFGGMLDSAYSQSLCPLWVFDVAQQKWVVWQGKTPQAQRPGNRKGHSAVVLGSSMLLYGGLLDMRGSSQEFWTLDLGESESDAAADGRDVDHGAVCVCVCVPGSMAWSQLGPQQAAPGPGPRHSHSAAAHRGCMYLFGGLKGLREQRDFWRWSCVGRTWSALRTKSVSKDELIIQRVGVCST; encoded by the exons ATGCCCGTCATGAGTCACGGCGCCCCCTCTCTGTGGACTCAGCTCCCCCAGAGTGGCCGCACGCCATCTGACCGCTACAAACACGCCTGCTGTGGCTACGACGGCAGCGTCTACATGCTGGGAGGACGAGGCAGCGGCTGCCTGAGGGACTTCTGGAAGTACAGCGTTG TCCGTAATGAGTGGGCGGAGCTGAGCTGCGAGGGCGACGGCGCTCCAGAGGAAGTGGAGGGTCACTCCATGGTGGCGCATCAG GGCTTCCTCTACGTCTTCGGCGGGATGTTGGACTCCGCCTACAGCCAGAGCCTCTGTCCGCTGTGGGTCTTTGATGTGG CACAGCAGAAGTGGGTCGTCTGGCAGGGGAAGACCCCGCAG gctcAGCGTCCGGGCAACAGGAAGGGCCacagtgctgtggtgctgggCTCCAGCATGCTGCTGTACGGGGGCCTGCTGGACATGAGAGGCTCCTCGCAGGAGTTCTGGACTCTGGACTTGGGTGAGTCCGAGTCTGACGCAGCAGCTGATGGAAGGGACGTGGACCATGGcgccgtgtgcgtgtgtgtgtgtgttccaggctCCATGGCGTGGTCCCAGCTGGGCCCCCAGCAGGCCGCGCCGGGCCCCGGCCCCAGGCACAGCCACTCGGCGGCGGCCCACCGCGGCTGCATGTACCTGTTCGGGGGTCTGAAGGGCCTGAGGGAGCAGAGGGACTTCTGGAGGTGGAGCTGCGTGGGCCGCACCTGGAGCGCGCTCCGAACCAAGTCAGTATCAAAGGATGAGCTCATCATTCAGCGAGTCGGGGTTTGTTCAACATGA
- the LOC128765689 gene encoding ileal sodium/bile acid cotransporter-like, with amino-acid sequence MSLGAEPLSCPAHATVCSGADCVYPASNFNAVLSVVLSTVLTVMLAMVMFSMGCTVDAHKLWGHIRRPWGIFIGFLCQFGIMPFTAFALALAFNVLPVQAIVIVIMGCCPGGSGSNIICYWLDGDMDLSISMTACSSILAMGMMPLCLLIYTATWTSAGTIQIPYDSIGITLAALLIPIGFGMYVKRRWPEKAKKILKIGSFAGFALIIIIAVVGGVLYQSSWTIAPSLWIIGTIYPFIGFGLGFLMARFVGQPWHRCRTIALETGFQNSQLCSTIVQLSFSPEELEVMFAFPLIYSIFQLVVAVLFVGGYRLYRRKCGGGPGQRLSLEDGEAQKEKHLQAGNTALDSGDVFKKTQL; translated from the exons ATGAGTCTGGGAGCGGAGCCCCTCAGCTGCCCGGCGCACGCCACCGTGTGCTCCGGCGCCGACTGCGTCTACCCCGCCAGCAACTTCAACGCCGTCCTGAGTGTGGTGCTGAGCACGGTGCTCACCGTCATGCTGGCCATGGTCATGTTCTCCATGGGCTGCACCGTGGACGCCCACAAGCTGTGGGGCCACAtcaggaggccctggggcatcTTCATCGGATTCCTCTGCCAGTTCGGCATCATGCCCTTCACGGCCTTCGCCCTGGCGCTGGCCTTCAACGTGCTGCCGGTGCAGgccatcgtcatcgtcatcatggGCTGCTGTCCCGGAGGCTCGGGCTCCAACATCATCTGCTACTGGCTGGACGGAGACATGGACCTCAG CATCAGCATGACGGCGTGCTCCTCCATCCTGGCCATGGGCATGATGCCGCTCTGCCTGCTCATCTACACCGCCACCTGGACCTCAGCCGGCACCATCCAGATCCCCTACGACAGCATCG GCATCACTCTGGCCGCCCTCCTCATCCCCATCGGCTTCGGCATGTACGTCAAGCGTCGGTGGCCGGAGAAAGCCAAGAAGATCCTGAAG ATCGGCTCCTTCGCCGGCTtcgccctcatcatcatcatcgcggTGGTGGGCGGAGTTCTCTACCAGTCGTCCTGGACCATCGCGCCGTCCCTCTGGATCATCGGAACCATCTACCCCTTCATCGGCTTCGGCCTGGGCTTCCTCATGGCCCGCTTCGTCGGCCAGCCCTGGCACAG GTGCCGCACCATCGCCCTGGAGACGGGCTTCCAGAACTCCCAGCTGTGCAGCACCATCGTGCAGCTGTCCTTCAGCCCCGAGGAGCTGGAGGTGATGTTCGCCTTCCCCCTCATCTACAGCATCTTCCAGCTGGTGGTGGCCGTGCTCTTCGTCGGAG GCTACCGGCTGTACCGGCGGAAGTGTGGCGGCGGGCCGGGCCAGCGCCTCTcgctggaggacggagaggcCCAGAAGGAGAAACACCTGCAGGCGGGAAACACGGCCTTGGATTCAGGAGACGTGTTCAAGAAAACCCAGCTGTGA
- the LOC128765690 gene encoding GTP-binding protein 8-like, with product MFALGMVSHRSWASVMRRGVHRLASLHKVLALPAKKTQALLYPVSHLEGYLDSSMDTSDFRLFQPSVEDIMKAEKLFCSTPTHKIDYHTSAERMEHTPSLAQPEVCFIGRSNVGKSSLIKALFSLSPEVEVRVSKTPGHTRKMNFFRVGKSFSVVDMPGYGHRAPADFVDMVEPYLRCRKSLVRTFMLVDGSLDFQKNDLIALEMCEEMRRPYVIVLTKIDKCGGRGKLLRNLMSLQDLIKTQTRCCFPQAFLASSLNYSGIHLLRCFIAHVTGSINLRDTSPS from the exons ATGTTCGCTCTCGGGATGGTGTCTCATCGGTCCTGGGCGTCTGTGATGCGGCGCGGCGTCCACAGACTCGCGTCCCTTCACAAGGTCCTGGCGCTTCCAGCCAAGAAAACACAGGCTTTGCTTTATCCCGTCAGCCACCTGGAGGGCTACCTGGACAG CTCCATGGACACATCGGACTTCCGCCTCTTCCAGCCCAGCGTTGAGGACATCATGAAGGCGGAGAAGCTCTTCTGCTCCACGCCCACTCACAAGATCGACTACCACACGTCTGCCGAGAGGATGGAGCACACGCCCTCGCTGGCGCAGCCCGAG GTCTGTTTCATCGGCAGAAGCAACGTAGGGAAGTCGTCTCTGATCAAGGCTCTGTTCTCCCTGTCTCCAGAGGTGGAGGTCCGCGTCTCCAAAACCCCG GGTCACACCAGGAAGATGAACTTCTTCAGGGTGGGAAAGTCCTTCTCTGTGGTGGACATGCCGGGCTACGGACACAGAGCACCCGCAGACTTCGTGGACATGGTGGAGCCCTATCTGCGCTGCAGGAAGAG CCTGGTGAGGACCTTCATGCTGGTGGACGGGAGCCTGGACTTTCAGAAGAACGACCTGATTGCGCTGGAGATGTGTGAGGAGATGAGACGGCCGTACGTG ATCGTGCTGACCAAGATCGACAAGTGTGGCGGGCGAGggaagctgctgaggaacctcATGAGCCTGCAGGACCTGATCAAGACGCAGACCAGATGCTGCTTCCCGCAAGCCTTCCTGGCCAG CTCCCTCAACTACTCCGGGATCCACCTGCTGCGGTGTTTCATCGCTCACGTGACCGGAAGCATCAACCTGAGGGACACCTCTCCCAGCTGA